The following are encoded together in the Citrobacter arsenatis genome:
- the mdtM gene encoding multidrug efflux MFS transporter MdtM yields MQRILAFFSQRATTLFFPVALILYDFAAYLSTDLIQPGIINVVRDFNADVSLAPAAVSLYLAGGMALQWLLGPLSDRIGRRPVLIAGALIFTLACAATLFTTSMTQFLVARFVQGTSICFIATVGYVTVQEAFGQTKAIKLMAIITSIVLVAPVIGPLSGAALMHFVHWKILFAIIAVMGLIALIGLTLAMPETVQRGAVPFSACGVLRDFRDVFRNRVFLFGAATLSLSYIPMMSWVAVSPVILIDAGGMSTTEFAWAQAPVFGAVIVANMVVVRFVKDPTRPRFIWRAVPIQLSGLAVLIAGNLLLPHVWLWSVLGTSLYAFGIGMIFPTLFRFTLFSNNLPKGTVSASLNMVILTVMAVSVEIGRWLWFNGGRISFHLLAVAAGIAVVFTLAGLLKRVRQHEATTLATEN; encoded by the coding sequence ATGCAACGGATTCTCGCGTTTTTCTCCCAACGCGCCACAACGCTATTTTTTCCTGTCGCGTTGATTTTATATGACTTCGCCGCCTATCTGTCGACGGACCTGATCCAGCCAGGCATCATTAACGTGGTGCGTGATTTCAACGCCGACGTCAGCCTGGCCCCCGCAGCGGTCAGCCTCTATCTGGCGGGCGGCATGGCGCTGCAATGGTTGCTGGGGCCGCTTTCCGACCGGATTGGTCGTCGACCGGTACTGATTGCGGGGGCGTTAATCTTTACGCTCGCCTGCGCTGCCACGCTGTTCACCACCTCAATGACGCAATTTCTGGTCGCCCGATTTGTGCAGGGCACCAGCATCTGTTTTATTGCCACCGTAGGCTATGTCACGGTGCAGGAGGCGTTTGGGCAAACGAAGGCCATTAAGTTAATGGCGATAATCACTTCCATTGTGCTGGTGGCGCCGGTTATCGGCCCGCTCTCCGGGGCCGCGCTGATGCACTTTGTACACTGGAAGATCCTGTTTGCCATCATTGCCGTCATGGGGCTTATCGCCTTGATTGGGTTAACGTTAGCCATGCCGGAAACCGTCCAGCGCGGCGCGGTGCCGTTCAGTGCGTGCGGTGTACTGCGTGATTTCCGCGACGTTTTCCGCAACCGGGTGTTCCTGTTTGGCGCAGCCACGCTGTCGTTAAGCTATATCCCGATGATGAGCTGGGTGGCGGTCTCGCCGGTGATCCTGATCGACGCTGGCGGTATGAGCACAACGGAGTTTGCCTGGGCACAGGCACCGGTGTTTGGCGCGGTGATCGTCGCCAATATGGTGGTTGTTCGTTTTGTGAAAGATCCAACCCGACCACGCTTTATCTGGCGGGCAGTACCCATTCAACTAAGCGGGCTGGCGGTGCTGATTGCCGGCAATTTGCTGTTGCCCCACGTCTGGCTGTGGTCGGTGCTGGGAACCAGTCTGTATGCGTTTGGCATTGGGATGATCTTCCCGACGTTATTCCGCTTCACGCTGTTTTCCAACAACTTACCGAAGGGTACGGTCTCAGCATCATTAAATATGGTGATCCTGACGGTGATGGCGGTTTCTGTCGAAATTGGACGCTGGCTGTGGTTTAACGGCGGCAGGATTTCGTTTCATCTGCTGGCAGTGGCGGCGGGGATCGCTGTTGTGTTCACGCTAGCAGGCTTACTCAAGCGGGTACGCCAACATGAGGCAACGACGTTAGCCACTGAAAACTAA